CCGGCGGTCCGTCTCGATTTCGGTTTCCCCCGGGCCGCGCATCCCGATACCCCCTCGCTGGCGTTCCAGGTGGGTCCAGAGGCCGGTGAGGCGGGGCAGCAGGTATTCGTATTGGGCGAGCTCCACCTGGGTCCGCGCATAACTGGTCGTCGCCCGCTGGGCAAAGATATCCAGGATCAGCCCCGTCCGGTCGATGATCTTACAGCGGAGCTGTTTCTCGATGTTTCGCTGTTGTACAGGGCTCAATTCGTCGTCGAAGATGACGGAGCCGACTTCCTCTTTTTTAACAAAGGCCTGTACCTCTTCGAGCTTTCCGCTGCCGATAAAGGTCTTTGGGTTCGGGACATCGATGCGCTGCACAAACCGGCCAACGACCTCGCCCCCGGCCGTGTAAGTCAGGAATTCCAGTTCGTCCAGGTACTCGTTTACCTTCTCCTCGGGCTGTTCCCGGGTAATGATTCCGATGAGCACCGCCTTTTCATATTCCGTTGTCTTCCGCTCGAGCATAGTAATCTTTCCTGATGCAAAATTACACATTCGCCGCGAAGTGCTTGTTGCAATCGAAAAAAGAACTTGGAGTCGGCATCACTCCTTTCGTCTTCGGTTTAGTTCCGGATCAATCTTGCACCGGGCGTATTCCGAAAATCAATAAATAGCCGATTATCCAGAACTCGCCTATGGTAGCCGGAATAGTGAGGGTGCCAACCCAGGAACCTGAGATGCCGGCGTAGTTGATGCATGCGCTAAGTACATAACCCACTCCTCCAATAATCAAAATTCTGCCCAACCAAATTGGCATTCGTTTCGAGCTGGTAATGATATATCCCATCGGAATGAGCCAAAGTCCAAAAAAAAGCGATCCGATACCCCAGGCATTAGACATCAGCCCGGTCAACAAATCAATATGGGCCACTTTGACTTCCATATCCAGGGAAGACAGCGCGGTTTCAATGGCAACTCCCATGGCGATGGCGCTGAACATAATGACAACTGCGTTGACTGTCCCCCAAATCGCCGTAGCCAGGGCGGCCCACTCATTGCTATCCCGGAAGAGTCGGTAAAACCAGATAGCCGTTAACGCCTGTGTAAAAATTATTGCGAATTCTGCCAGTAAGCGAAGGCGGGCAAGGGTTTCCCCCTCTACTAAATTCAAAACGGTCTGTTGGGGATCGGCGACATAAACCCTGGGGTGCAGGAACAAAAATCCCAGCATGCCGGAAATGGCAAGAAGCAAATACCAAATTCCCGTGGTCCTTGCAATAGTGATTGACCTGCCGTGTTCGTTTCTTGTGCGCATACTTACATGAATTTTGGGAAGGCGCAGAATCAGTGGAACGACACAGCAGCCCTGAGGCATCTCACATATGACGATGTGCAAGAGGACTTGTTACAGTATCATTCAAATTCAGGCCGGGCATACAGACAAATGACCCAAATCACAACCACCCGGATCTTACGATTGAACCCGGATGATCTGGTCTTCTGTCAGCAGGCCCTCATTGCGAAGCCGGAGAAAGACCTGTGCTACCGTGACCACATCCCTTTCACAGTATTGGGTGATTCGATCCAGGTCCTGCTCCTCATAATACACGTCCCGGACCATGCTGCCGTCAATGTCGTCTTTGGGCGAAGGGATCCCCAATACA
This genomic window from Robiginitalea biformata HTCC2501 contains:
- a CDS encoding DUF4386 domain-containing protein, coding for MRTRNEHGRSITIARTTGIWYLLLAISGMLGFLFLHPRVYVADPQQTVLNLVEGETLARLRLLAEFAIIFTQALTAIWFYRLFRDSNEWAALATAIWGTVNAVVIMFSAIAMGVAIETALSSLDMEVKVAHIDLLTGLMSNAWGIGSLFFGLWLIPMGYIITSSKRMPIWLGRILIIGGVGYVLSACINYAGISGSWVGTLTIPATIGEFWIIGYLLIFGIRPVQD